A part of Clostridium novyi genomic DNA contains:
- a CDS encoding histidinol-phosphatase HisJ family protein, whose protein sequence is MIYDLHTHSDNSFDSKASIVNLCKSAINTGITHIAFTEHFSIDNNKKTYGYMNFEKYFEDIKKAKEIYSSNLNIYTGLELCEPHESPNKFIYELKDLDIDMILGSVHNINNIGHRALCKQLSKSETYDLYFNEVLKLASFGDFDIAAHLDLMNRYAYNSFGNYEFNDFKDILQVILSKLISRGIGIEINTSGLRNSLKDIHPKVEILKLYKSLGGEIITIGSDAHKACDIGYNCKESLNLLKTLNYKYIFTFKDRKPIAHNID, encoded by the coding sequence ATGATATATGATTTACATACTCACTCAGATAATTCTTTTGATTCCAAAGCTTCTATTGTAAATTTATGTAAAAGTGCTATAAATACTGGTATTACTCATATTGCATTTACAGAACATTTTTCTATTGATAATAATAAAAAAACTTATGGTTATATGAACTTTGAAAAATATTTTGAAGATATAAAAAAAGCTAAGGAAATATATTCTAGTAATTTAAATATATATACAGGACTTGAACTATGTGAACCACATGAAAGTCCTAATAAATTTATATATGAACTTAAAGATTTAGATATAGATATGATTTTAGGATCAGTACATAATATAAATAATATTGGTCATAGAGCTTTATGTAAACAACTAAGTAAAAGTGAAACTTATGATTTATATTTTAATGAAGTGCTTAAATTAGCTTCTTTTGGTGACTTTGATATTGCAGCTCACCTAGATTTAATGAATAGGTATGCCTATAATTCTTTTGGTAATTATGAATTTAATGATTTTAAAGATATCTTACAAGTAATTTTAAGTAAGCTTATTTCTCGTGGAATAGGTATTGAAATAAATACATCTGGACTTCGCAATTCTTTAAAAGATATTCATCCTAAAGTAGAAATTTTAAAATTATATAAATCTTTAGGGGGAGAAATTATAACTATAGGTTCAGATGCTCATAAAGCTTGTGATATAGGATACAATTGTAAAGAATCCTTAAATCTTTTAAAAACCTTAAACTATAAATATATTTTTACATTTAAAGATAGAAAACCTATAGCACACAATATAGATTAA
- a CDS encoding FeoA family protein — MENTLKNIPVGSKAKVVGILRNSQFKRRLMDMGIIPGVEIIVTGKAPLGDPIEILVRGYKLTLRGKEAVDIMVG, encoded by the coding sequence ATGGAAAATACTTTAAAAAATATCCCAGTAGGTTCAAAAGCCAAAGTGGTTGGTATATTAAGAAATAGTCAATTTAAAAGAAGACTTATGGATATGGGAATAATCCCAGGAGTAGAAATTATAGTTACGGGTAAAGCTCCACTTGGGGATCCCATTGAGATTTTAGTAAGAGGATACAAGCTTACTTTAAGAGGAAAAGAAGCTGTAGATATTATGGTAGGTTAA
- a CDS encoding DUF3793 family protein produces the protein MSKCYLEAYMKTMDSFSDKDYLLSTILYSIAPTLAGEKVSSLVNFNKTRKRNLYSFWMKYKEEIIDVLNIECFELKKTEDMCVVLFYNDNQLTDILSNARNQKFLSRFNYSNFNSNIECLEILKERYENLCPHEIGIFLGYPLKDVIDFVECPNKQCLLLGYWKVYNDIKDAQIKFNKFDSIKDKVVYLMVQGTEPSRILSYI, from the coding sequence ATGAGTAAGTGCTATTTAGAAGCATATATGAAAACAATGGATAGTTTTAGTGATAAAGATTACTTACTTTCAACTATACTATATAGTATTGCACCGACTCTTGCAGGAGAAAAAGTGTCTTCACTTGTAAATTTTAATAAAACCAGAAAAAGAAATTTATATAGTTTTTGGATGAAATATAAAGAAGAAATTATAGATGTTTTAAATATAGAGTGCTTTGAACTTAAGAAGACAGAAGATATGTGCGTGGTTCTTTTTTATAACGATAATCAATTAACGGATATATTATCTAATGCAAGAAATCAGAAATTTTTGAGTCGTTTTAATTATAGTAATTTTAATTCAAATATTGAATGTTTAGAGATATTAAAAGAGAGATATGAAAATTTATGTCCACATGAAATCGGCATATTTTTAGGATATCCTCTTAAAGATGTAATAGATTTTGTTGAGTGTCCTAATAAACAATGCTTATTACTTGGATATTGGAAAGTATATAATGATATAAAGGATGCTCAAATAAAATTTAATAAATTTGATTCAATAAAAGATAAGGTAGTTTATCTTATGGTTCAAGGCACTGAACCTTCTAGAATCTTAAGTTATATTTAA
- a CDS encoding DUF1097 domain-containing protein gives MSSIFTGAFSVGVLSWLWAYLSSKLGLITWVGFIGCTSYYASGGEFKGLRKSLICNMSGVFWAMIIIKGSSFWNFSQAGAILTGVFSFVMCYQSRNKWLTFIPGSFMGACSTFGANAQYKLVIISLFLGTLVGYFSDLGGRYIHKYFGE, from the coding sequence ATGAGTTCAATTTTTACAGGTGCATTCAGTGTAGGTGTATTATCATGGCTTTGGGCATATTTAAGCTCAAAACTAGGATTGATAACATGGGTTGGATTTATTGGATGTACAAGTTATTATGCCTCAGGTGGAGAATTTAAGGGACTTAGAAAATCTTTAATATGTAATATGTCTGGTGTGTTTTGGGCTATGATTATTATTAAGGGAAGTTCATTCTGGAATTTTTCACAAGCTGGTGCAATATTAACAGGAGTTTTTTCTTTTGTTATGTGTTATCAATCAAGAAATAAATGGCTTACATTTATACCAGGCTCATTTATGGGGGCATGTTCTACTTTTGGAGCTAATGCACAGTATAAGTTAGTTATAATATCATTATTTTTAGGAACACTAGTAGGATACTTTTCAGATTTAGGTGGAAGATATATACATAAATATTTTGGTGAATAA
- a CDS encoding FeoA family protein, translated as MSILPLNFFIEGESGVVEDIKGDTNLFQRLSSMGFNKGATLQVVKNDLGPLIVALGGNRVAVERAVAHKIMLEPADLSYE; from the coding sequence ATGAGTATTTTACCTTTAAATTTTTTTATAGAAGGTGAGTCAGGAGTAGTAGAAGATATAAAAGGTGATACTAATTTATTTCAAAGACTATCTTCTATGGGATTTAACAAAGGAGCAACACTACAAGTAGTTAAAAATGATTTAGGACCTCTTATTGTTGCATTAGGAGGAAATAGAGTTGCCGTTGAAAGAGCTGTTGCTCATAAAATCATGCTAGAACCAGCTGATTTAAGTTATGAGTAA